acaggtaatacgaggaaagaccctgtgaacgtcgaagtACGGACTCGAACACAATCTGTGCACATTCAAGTCGGCGTGACGAGGTTGCCCCCCGCCGTGCGCAACgggggtccttgccaaggggtagttaccttcctatGTTGGGATGCCAGGGcactgctcataaccgaataatcggcgctgGTGTCGACGAGGTCATTGACGACGTCATTATCGACGTGTActgtgatgtcggcggaaacagtcttatgactttcggaaatgACTTGAAAGTCAGAACgatcttcgtcgggtctttgcgtcgagggaggctctttgacagttcgttgggacgcggcttcacccctaAGAGCCGCCGTTTCTAGTTTCatctgtggggactcggtgactagcctctgaaaggagcataagatgaccAGGGAacgctaggtgacgtggggcggcgaggtgatggcgattgtgattgggggcgttgaccaaggcgaggagcttgctggcccgtaagttACACTTCGAGGTCGCGGGAATCACCGttacgcgggcaccgagcatcagggtgaaagccacggagaccaagttggcggtactggcaatggcggtagacgtgacccgcttcaccacagtggtagcatgatggacggttatctgacgtacgccacacgctggcctttgcgGCGTTCTATCGTGATCCAGACGGATGATAAGTTGGTGTACTCGGAAACTTTGAGGCGGGAGGCGgagtgccctggaatcgatggctagcttGATCCATTGTCCGCGTGGTGGGATCAAGATCATGTGGTGTAGGAGAttgcagagccgccgcataagtgagcacaggggcctcaggccttgttggcgcgagtggagtgaccacctgtcggatgtCATTTCAGGTTAAGTCTGCgagagcacttacgggtggttggggtcccgctgcttggagttggcgcaccTCGTCccacacgacgcttcttatgaacaccgcgagggcatgcctctcgctgtcagccccgatagagcatgtagcaggggtcacgtcgtggcgtttaTAGTGTGACGACCGATGCTGCAGACTACACTCCATTGTGGtggcctcatttatgaactcagccacagtcgtcggtggattgcgcaggTGTCCAGccaagagctgctcttttaccccatgCTCTAagtgccgcaccttcttttcctctgACATTGCAGAGtcggcacgcttgaagagtcgaagcatgtcctcgacaaacatctaAACACTCTCGTtaggtcgttggttccgagacgagatggcctgctccgctctttctttcctttcagtgctgcggtacacAACATGAAATTgtcggctgaactcttgccacgtcgtaaaggaaccctcgtgattatCATACCatgttttggcagagtcttctaacgcacagtaaactctccgcagcttgtgagcttcatcccattcgttgatgttggcaacttgatcgaagtggtcaagccagtcataAACATCATCATGAATGTTTCGaagaaatgagcgtggtgtttgcagCGCATGAAAAACACGCGGGCGAAAAGAATAGACATCATTGGTTTGACTCGCCTAGCTTGTAGTAGAAGTCGCCATCTCATCCTAAGAGAGGACAatattcgggagatagtcctcgcaggcggcgactgcttcttgccgtggtagctgtagctgtctccaagtagctcggtgtgtcggctgaagaTCTGCAGCCGAGGCAcatttaccccgcacctccaccagtgccacgaatgaaataacagagagcgacgaatcgacgtcttgctcgcgcccagaccaggaagcaaaagtcctcttctttctctatttcCAAGTGATTTTACGCTGCAGTTGTGGCTCATATCCATtgcctgtgacaatatatatatatatatatatatatgattgcgAAATGttcctgacgttttttttttgttctagaaCGCTGTTTTATTATGCTCCATTTTGAGCGTCAGTGTCTTGGTGCTTATTTATAGTGAGTTCTAAAGGTCGCCTTTCTTACCCGGCACGAAGTAAACCAGAACGCCGAGGACAAAGTTGACGACAATAAGGATGGTAAGTGCAAAGGAGTACACTCTGAGCAGGAAGGTGTTCTCCCGCAGTGCCCCGACGCAGCCACACGAGCTGATGGTGAACAGCGCAAGCCCGAATAGGAAGAGAAGCACCTCCTTATGTGTTAGCAGCATTCTCGAGATATCCAGGCGTTCCAGTACGTGCTCCTCTTCCCTGTCCCACGAATCCATGAACATCCTCAATGCAGCCCAGATGAGGGATATGCGCACAAACCACAAGAGAAGGTTGAGAAGCAGCAGCGGGCATCGAACCTGTAAGTGTGACAGCGAGAACAACTTTGCACTGACTAGCGTGCTCCCTCTTACAAGTTGGTTCTTGAAATGCCTCCAAAATTATCTGAAATTTCAGGAGGCAAATGGTGGCTTCATTCCTTCAAGATTATCTTTCCGGGCGGCACTGGCAGACATGTGAAGTTGAGCGATGTCATAGGCCATCTTTCTACTGCCACTATAGTCTACAGCAGTATACTTGAGGCAATGGAAAGATGCAGCAGCCACTGCGAGCAGTTTGCCGCAGTAATATAAACTGAACTGATCGTTTTTTTTAGATTTGAGAGCAAGTTTCCGCTAGCAATATAAACCGACTAACGAAATTTAACCATTTTTTAGAATACAGAGCAAGTGTCCGCTAGCAATTTAAACCGACCAACAAAATCTAACCTATTTCAGCGGCTCTTACATGATACGCGtatcagcattatcatgtttgcaccagtcgtctaTTTCGTTATTTACTGACGTCACaaaacactaaatttggtatgtgtaGCTACCAAAACGACTGCGAGCACATTATGAAGTGCTCAATacactccgatgtagcgttgaagcGCGAGCACGTTGGCAACAGCAGCGCTAccttagcaaaacgtgagcactctacagTTTGACGCCAGgcacaaccagcgtccgtcggcgcggcccgacggcaactggtgcgaaatgcgacatgctgcgttttgcGCCAATGCGTcagccagacaacactgcgtctttctATTTGTGTTaccgagggacgccggatgcactgaaatgcgcatgcgtcaaagaaacagaacgcggcgcgcgcctgcgagtatatggcaggaccggcgcctggcgtgcacCAACGCCGGCTTGAggtgacgaaatgaacaccggcgagcacccgcaccgcgtcacgtcgaaaagtactggcgccttgactgtagcatgccgtcatgttctcacatgacaggcatctcatgactatcatgtttgcgccagtcacacaCCTTTGTCATCAATTGGGTcacataccaaattcggcatacgtgaatctagcgaaacagccacgagcgcatcatcagtgtggcatgtagttatgttcctccatgacacgcatctcgtgattatcatgtttggaagtgtcatttaccaatgtcgtccgttcgcgctgAGTAATACCAcaattggtacatgtgaagctaacttaatggccgtgagcacatcatgagcgtagaatgtagccatgttcttacatgacacgcatctcatgtttatcatgtttgcaccagtatcataccttcgtcattcattcacatgccgtaataccagatttggtataacttaagctagcgaaacggccgccagcgcgtcatgagcgtggcaagtagtcatgttgttacatgacatgcgtctcatgattatcaagtttgcaccagtcacctaccttcttcatccattcacgtactgtattaccaaacttggtatattgcatttccgatggaggcagaaatgttgtaggcccgtgtgctcagatttgggtgcacgttaaagaaccccaggtggtctaaatttccggagccctccactacggcgtctctcataatcatatagtggttttgggacgttaaaccccacatatcaatcaatcaaacttggtatatttcacgctagcgaaatggccgcgagcgcataatgagtgtggcatgtagtcatgttgtta
This region of Rhipicephalus microplus isolate Deutch F79 unplaced genomic scaffold, USDA_Rmic scaffold_504, whole genome shotgun sequence genomic DNA includes:
- the LOC142794793 gene encoding tetraspanin-5-like, encoding VRCPLLLLNLLLWFVRISLIWAALRMFMDSWDREEEHVLERLDISRMLLTHKEVLLFLFGLALFTISSCGCVGALRENTFLLRVYSFALTILIVVNFVLGVLVYFVP